The Streptomyces tendae genome has a window encoding:
- a CDS encoding Gfo/Idh/MocA family protein, giving the protein MVDALGVAVVGFGWMGRVHTQAYARVAHHFPGLPLRPELITVAEEVPGRAEEAAAQFGFASTTRDWRDVAADPRVRAVSITAPNFLHREIGVALAEAGKHIWIEKPVGLTADDARAVADAAAKAGVQGAVGFNYRNAPAVEAARELIASGAIGTVTHARVRLFSDYAAHPDSALTWRYERERGGSGVLGDLASHGADLARFLLGDITSLTADTAIFCPERARPAGATAGHSRAAGGELGPVENEDYVSCLLRFASGARGVLEACRVSVGEQNNYGFEVHGTEGAVFWDFRRMNELGVSRGTGYQDQPVSTVYVGPRDGEFGAFQPGAANAMGYDDLKVIEAYRFLRSVAEGVPYGATLADAVRGAVVLDAMVRSAESGSWVTVDAPA; this is encoded by the coding sequence ATGGTGGATGCGCTGGGCGTCGCCGTCGTCGGATTCGGCTGGATGGGGCGGGTGCACACCCAGGCCTACGCACGGGTCGCGCACCACTTCCCGGGGCTGCCGCTGCGTCCGGAGCTGATCACCGTCGCCGAGGAGGTGCCGGGCCGGGCCGAGGAGGCCGCCGCGCAGTTCGGGTTCGCCTCGACGACCCGGGACTGGCGCGACGTGGCCGCCGACCCGCGCGTGCGGGCCGTCAGCATCACCGCGCCGAACTTCCTGCACCGCGAGATCGGCGTCGCCCTGGCGGAGGCCGGCAAGCACATCTGGATCGAGAAGCCGGTCGGTCTCACCGCGGACGACGCCCGGGCCGTCGCGGACGCGGCCGCCAAGGCCGGCGTCCAGGGTGCCGTCGGCTTCAACTACCGCAACGCGCCCGCCGTGGAGGCTGCCCGCGAACTGATCGCCTCCGGTGCGATCGGCACCGTCACCCACGCCCGCGTGCGGCTGTTCAGCGACTACGCGGCGCACCCCGACTCGGCGCTGACCTGGCGCTACGAGCGGGAGCGCGGCGGCAGCGGGGTGCTCGGCGACCTGGCCTCGCACGGCGCCGACCTGGCCCGCTTCCTGCTCGGCGACATCACCTCGCTGACCGCCGACACGGCGATCTTCTGCCCCGAGCGGGCCCGCCCGGCCGGCGCCACGGCCGGCCACTCCCGCGCGGCGGGGGGTGAGCTCGGCCCTGTGGAGAACGAGGACTACGTCAGCTGTCTGCTGCGGTTCGCCTCCGGTGCGCGTGGCGTGCTGGAGGCCTGCCGGGTCTCGGTGGGCGAGCAGAACAACTACGGCTTCGAGGTGCACGGCACCGAGGGCGCGGTGTTCTGGGACTTCCGCCGGATGAACGAACTGGGGGTCAGCCGCGGCACCGGCTACCAGGACCAGCCGGTCAGCACCGTGTACGTCGGGCCGAGAGACGGGGAGTTCGGGGCGTTCCAGCCGGGCGCCGCGAACGCCATGGGGTACGACGACCTGAAGGTGATCGAGGCGTACCGCTTCCTGCGGTCGGTCGCCGAGGGCGTCCCGTACGGCGCCACGCTCGCCGACGCCGTGCGCGGCGCCGTCGTGCTGGACGCGATGGTGCGGTCGGCGGAGAGCGGGTCCTGGGTGACGGTGGACGCGCCGGCGTGA
- a CDS encoding PPOX class F420-dependent oxidoreductase has translation MTTRPGPRSLTDDALSDLLGAQRFGTLATVRRSGHPHLSTMVYDWDPDTRTVRFSTTADRVKVAHLRRDPHAALHVQGDDVWSFAVAEGEAELSDVTTVPGDAAGRELLDIVSRFARPDDEDAVLQQLVDERRLVIRLKVNRLYGTALDVEG, from the coding sequence GTGACGACACGACCGGGACCCCGTTCCCTCACCGACGACGCTCTCTCCGACCTGCTCGGCGCACAGCGGTTCGGCACGCTGGCCACGGTCAGACGCAGCGGCCACCCGCACCTCAGCACGATGGTGTACGACTGGGACCCCGACACCCGCACGGTGCGGTTCTCCACCACGGCCGACCGCGTCAAGGTCGCGCACCTGCGCCGCGACCCGCACGCGGCGCTGCACGTACAGGGCGACGACGTCTGGTCGTTCGCGGTCGCCGAGGGCGAGGCCGAGCTGTCGGACGTCACGACGGTGCCGGGTGACGCGGCCGGCCGGGAACTGCTCGACATCGTCTCGCGGTTCGCCCGCCCGGACGACGAGGACGCCGTCCTGCAACAGCTGGTCGACGAACGGCGGTTGGTCATCCGCCTGAAGGTGAACCGGCTGTACGGAACGGCGCTGGACGTCGAGGGTTAG
- a CDS encoding ankyrin repeat domain-containing protein produces MNRRRQKKLTRRLVGAAPFGDSREIDALLRAGADPEARDPEGTTPLYAAAVHGAADNVRSLLKSGALPDTESGHGSEGTPLCGAACWGHTETVRVLLAHGADPCLREDHGTGRTPLRWAEEGPYPETVAVLIAAGAQGVGPRG; encoded by the coding sequence GTGAACAGGCGGCGGCAGAAGAAGCTGACCCGTCGGCTGGTCGGGGCGGCGCCGTTCGGTGACAGCCGTGAGATCGACGCCCTGCTGCGGGCCGGGGCCGACCCGGAGGCCCGCGATCCCGAGGGCACCACGCCTCTCTACGCCGCGGCGGTCCACGGAGCCGCCGACAACGTACGGAGTCTGTTGAAAAGCGGCGCACTCCCCGACACCGAGAGCGGACATGGGAGCGAGGGCACGCCCCTGTGCGGGGCCGCGTGCTGGGGGCACACGGAGACGGTGCGGGTGCTCCTCGCCCACGGGGCCGACCCCTGCCTCCGGGAGGACCACGGGACGGGCCGTACGCCGCTCCGGTGGGCGGAGGAGGGTCCGTACCCGGAGACCGTCGCCGTTTTGATCGCCGCGGGCGCCCAGGGTGTCGGTCCGCGGGGATGA
- a CDS encoding VOC family protein, with protein MLEAPDPSALARFYSELLGWEIGKEEPDGAVVAPPEGVGYVAFQLSDPYVPPVWPAREGAQRITMHLDFEVVDLPASVAHALQLGAREAGDQPQDNVRVMLDPAGHPFCLYLDEEQS; from the coding sequence GTGCTGGAGGCGCCTGATCCGTCGGCGCTCGCCCGCTTCTACTCGGAGCTGTTGGGCTGGGAGATCGGCAAGGAGGAGCCCGACGGCGCGGTCGTCGCTCCTCCGGAGGGCGTGGGGTACGTGGCCTTCCAGCTCTCGGACCCCTACGTCCCTCCCGTCTGGCCCGCACGAGAAGGCGCCCAGCGCATCACCATGCACCTGGACTTCGAGGTCGTCGATCTGCCGGCCTCCGTCGCGCACGCGCTGCAACTCGGCGCGCGGGAGGCCGGCGATCAGCCGCAGGACAACGTCCGGGTGATGCTCGACCCCGCCGGTCACCCCTTCTGTCTCTACCTGGACGAGGAGCAGTCGTGA